The sequence AAGTGTCGTAATGGAGTCAGGTGGAAGAAACAACTAGTCAGAGTGCACCTTTGTCAGTATGGTTTCATGCCAAATTACACCAGATGGACATCGCACGGCGAGTGTCCAATAGTTGGTACAACCAGAATGGAAGAGGATACTCACACTAGTAATGAACCGCTAGTTGATATGTTGGCTGACATTATTGGGGCTGAAACACATTTTGATGATGTGGAGAGCGAGCCAACAACATATGCCAAGGAGTTCTACAAGATGTTGTCTACTGCAGAGGAGGTTATTCATGATCACACTCATGCATTGTAGATTGGCACACCTTGAGGTGTTTTTTATATACCACATGACATACCTTGGGATGTGTTAAAACTTATATCTATTTTCTTGTCCTAGGCACTGGTTAGAATTACCTACTCTAAGAAAAAATGTGAGAAAGCCAAATGGTGTGCTAACGATCCTTTTAAAGACGCATCATCCTGGTTTGGTTGAGCAAAAAGGAAAACTTGTGTTTGCATCAACTTGGGAACACTATAAGCTAAAGCCCAATGATGGGGGTCGTCCAAAAGCTGAGGAAATCGAGGAAGAATTTTGGGTAACAGATCTGGTTCCTTTTTGAAGTGTATTGTTGTAGTAAATATAAGTAACAGTTGATTTCTTTTACAAGTGTACTACTGTAGTAAGTATAAGTAACAACTTATTTTCTGTGACCTATATTGCAACTGAGGTTTAGGCATGAGGCTGAGTATGAAGCAAGTGCAAAGCTCCATATTGGCAGGTgttgcaaccaactcatggctagtGTTCTGTACTATGCTCGCATACAGGCTGTAAGGGACCATTATTACAAACTTGAGAATCGCAGACTGAAAGAAAAATTCGCTGGACGACATTATCTTGAAAAACATGAGTACATGGCTGTCAGACCATGGTGGTGCACTGTTGTTTCCTGGGAGGCCTTAGTTGATGAATGGTGTGATGATAAATGGATTGCGGCATCTAAGAAAAATCGTGATAATCGCCTCAACTCTAAGTACAAGGCCCATAGAGGTGGATCTAATTCCTTGACAACAGTTTGCCAAAAACTGGTACCCTCCTAACTTTTGAATAAATTAAGTAAGTTTTTTATGTAGTAACTTAGTTTTTCTTATCTTAGTCTGAGAAAGAAGGAAGAGAGGTATCTAAGATTGAGGCATGGATATACACACATTATCTAGTTTTGTGGTACATTATTTTTTAATCATCTTTGCATATTGTTTGCCATCTAAAGGATTCATACAAAGAGAAGGTTGTAAGCATGCGTGGTGAGGACTATGATTGGAAGCATTCTCCTATTGAACCACAAGCCCTTTATGAAGCTGGTGGTGGGAAGCCGCATGGAAAGTGGCCACTATTGAATGGTGTTGTGGAGGGTAAAGAGGCTCTTAAGGAGGTGCAGATCAAACGCTCTTCGTCTTCGTCAAAGCGCCAACGACTATAACATGATAAAATGATTGCCCAACATAACGAGTTAATGAAAAGACATGCACAAAGTATGGTTGATTGGGGGAAATCTGTGCAGACTACAGTGGAGAGTAGCCTTGGTGGTGTGCACAAGTTTCTAATGGTGTGTATATTTCTTTTGTGCAGCCATTTTCTTTCTATTGTAGCCACTTGACATAACTTTCTCATTTGTCTAAAAAATTTCAGACCATCGCATTCCTTCAAGGAATTCCAGGGCCTGAGATTCCATGCATTGTTATACCCCCACCTCCAGCTTTTCCAACTTTAACCACTTCGTCTCCGATCTTTTCTCCAGAAATGGTATGTACCTATGTTTTTCTAAATGCAATAGCACCAAATAGGCTAAATgagaacagaaaaggaatatgTTGTGAGTATATCAGCAAATGTGCAACACTGAGTGAAAATTCCCAGAATAGTGGTCGACATATGGTTGCACTTTGTTTTTTGTTTCAAATTTTTGGCCAAATAGTGCCTGAATTGGTATTTTAATTTTACTTCTTAATGGGTTTGGCAAATATGATTGAGAATTTCCCAGAATACTAGGCATCATATAGTTGTCCTTCTGTCAAAATTTCATAATTTTCTGGGCATTTGTTATTTTGGTTCATTTTTTTGCCAAATAGGGGTTGAATTGGtatttccattttattttatttaattggTTAGGAAAATACGATTAAAATTTTCCCAGAATACTAATAATGACATTTGTGCAGCCCTCCACCGGCGAATCAACAAATGATGCTGAAAATATAGATAATACATTGCATGGAGCGGAAGATGGAATGTTTGGCGGCTTCTTTGATGCAAATGGTAATGATGCGAATGGTGTTGTTGCTGGAACTTTCCCCCCACCTGG comes from Triticum aestivum cultivar Chinese Spring chromosome 5B, IWGSC CS RefSeq v2.1, whole genome shotgun sequence and encodes:
- the LOC123116406 gene encoding uncharacterized protein codes for the protein MVDWGKSVQTTVESSLGGVHKFLMTIAFLQGIPGPEIPCIVIPPPPAFPTLTTSSPIFSPEMPSTGESTNDAENIDNTLHGAEDGMFGGFFDANGNDANGVVAGTFPPPGDDLPTF